A window of the Xiashengella succiniciproducens genome harbors these coding sequences:
- the menD gene encoding 2-succinyl-5-enolpyruvyl-6-hydroxy-3-cyclohexene-1-carboxylic-acid synthase: MSKPVSDKPIVKALVDLCHLHGVEQVVISPGSRNAPLIISFAGSEKFECLSIVDERSAAYFALGLAREKNKPVAIVCTSGTAALNYAPAVAEAYYQKVPLVVITADRPKEWIDQADGQAIVQPGIFGNFVRFQCTLPLSGGHSDDEWYVNRILNEGFTKCTGVTPGPIHINVPLREPLYGKTVYNDKQARRIEVVTGNSRLSDEQVELLTQEISRYERILLLVGAQHHDPQLKTALDKLAAKGVVILTETLSNLDGEHFIKNVDRVVSTIEEDEQLFFTPDILITLDIPVLSKMVKAMIRKRKPHIHWHFSNESHFTDTYQSLTRVINGNPACILNSVAEHMPQRDKRFSDTWHKRSEQSTIRHQQYFEKLDWCDLKLYHLLSKQGLPSLQLHIGNSTPVRYAQLFEWSDGLRWYANRGTSGIDGCVSTAAGAAYASEVPVMLIVGDLSLFYDSNGLWHKYLPATFRILVVNNGGGGIFRFIPGPAETDELEDFFETRQGLSCRGIADTFGLQYLSAANEDEFTQNLNTFFAPSDKPVMMEVFTPNVESGKLLRKYFKFLKNEL; the protein is encoded by the coding sequence TGCCATCTGCATGGCGTTGAACAAGTGGTTATCTCCCCCGGATCGCGCAATGCACCATTGATTATCTCCTTTGCGGGCTCGGAAAAATTCGAATGCCTGAGTATTGTCGATGAACGTAGTGCGGCCTATTTCGCTTTGGGTCTTGCCAGAGAAAAAAATAAGCCCGTCGCCATCGTCTGCACAAGCGGAACGGCAGCCCTCAACTATGCCCCGGCAGTAGCCGAGGCATACTATCAGAAGGTGCCACTAGTTGTCATAACTGCCGACAGACCTAAGGAGTGGATTGACCAGGCTGATGGTCAGGCCATTGTACAGCCTGGCATTTTCGGTAATTTCGTACGCTTTCAATGTACTCTCCCACTTTCGGGCGGTCATTCTGACGATGAATGGTATGTCAACCGTATCCTGAATGAAGGCTTTACAAAGTGTACCGGAGTAACACCAGGTCCCATCCATATCAACGTACCCTTGCGTGAGCCCCTCTACGGTAAGACTGTTTACAACGACAAACAAGCACGCAGGATAGAGGTTGTGACCGGTAATAGCCGATTGTCTGACGAGCAGGTAGAGCTCCTCACCCAGGAGATTAGCCGCTACGAGCGCATCCTTCTTCTGGTAGGCGCACAACATCATGACCCGCAGCTGAAGACAGCTCTTGATAAACTGGCTGCCAAGGGAGTCGTGATTTTGACAGAGACTTTATCCAACCTCGATGGAGAGCATTTCATTAAGAATGTTGACAGGGTAGTATCTACTATCGAGGAGGACGAACAACTGTTCTTCACCCCCGACATCCTGATAACCCTCGACATCCCGGTGCTTTCCAAGATGGTCAAAGCCATGATACGCAAGCGCAAGCCGCATATCCACTGGCATTTCAGCAATGAAAGCCATTTCACCGATACCTATCAGTCACTTACAAGGGTTATCAACGGTAATCCGGCCTGCATCCTCAACAGCGTGGCTGAACATATGCCTCAACGTGACAAGAGATTCAGCGACACATGGCATAAGCGCTCTGAGCAGTCAACAATACGCCATCAACAGTATTTTGAAAAACTGGACTGGTGTGACCTTAAACTGTACCACCTGCTAAGCAAGCAGGGCCTCCCCTCGCTTCAGTTGCATATTGGCAATAGTACCCCGGTAAGATATGCCCAACTCTTTGAATGGTCGGATGGTCTGCGTTGGTACGCAAATAGGGGCACTAGTGGTATCGACGGCTGCGTCAGTACCGCAGCCGGAGCAGCCTATGCCTCCGAAGTGCCTGTTATGCTGATAGTGGGCGACCTGAGCCTTTTTTATGACTCAAACGGACTGTGGCATAAGTACCTCCCGGCGACATTCCGAATACTGGTAGTAAACAACGGAGGTGGAGGTATCTTCCGCTTTATCCCAGGACCTGCTGAGACTGATGAACTCGAGGATTTCTTTGAAACCAGACAAGGACTGAGCTGCAGGGGAATTGCAGATACCTTCGGACTGCAGTACCTTTCGGCAGCTAATGAGGATGAATTCACGCAGAACCTGAATACTTTCTTTGCGCCATCCGACAAACCTGTGATGATGGAAGTCTTCACACCAAATGT